Proteins encoded in a region of the Variovorax sp. PAMC 28711 genome:
- a CDS encoding HDOD domain-containing protein has translation MAQSVLGSLTLGYRPLWGRQRTLAAVQLFVHEDSEGVDGQHLLRTLSELRTAESPELLLSLRSRDLLAGLLDHASAGDPLIEVPLDWLGDARLRAGVHHARSRGVRLVARGDATQPLPQDVARCFERRMTLLSAVDAGNALRAALRARESAAFGRLAPRAEGSPVLPNSVVEGVASRALADHALDQQGAWAIAGWPVEDAVHRHAGQPLPPSRRALVQIMNALDEEPSLDQVEQMLGEEPTLSYRLLLYLNSAGLGLRSGIASLRHGFMMLGYRSLSAWLAEQLPQATDDADLRPVNATMVLRGHLMEHLMDAGIEDDLRREVYLCGLFAQLDLVLDEPLRTSLARIPLSDRIVAAIVHRSGPYAPSLQAALAFESDDPALLRAVRDTCDFAPEDVNRALLRTLASGSLQTSRRLNANTA, from the coding sequence ATGGCGCAATCCGTTCTTGGCAGTCTCACGCTCGGCTACCGTCCGCTCTGGGGGCGCCAGCGCACGCTCGCGGCCGTGCAGCTGTTCGTGCACGAAGACAGCGAAGGCGTCGACGGGCAGCACCTGCTGCGCACCTTGTCGGAGTTGCGCACGGCCGAATCGCCCGAGCTGCTGCTGTCGCTGCGTTCGCGCGATCTGCTCGCCGGTCTGCTCGACCACGCCTCGGCCGGCGACCCGCTGATCGAAGTCCCGCTGGACTGGCTGGGAGACGCCCGGCTGCGCGCCGGCGTTCACCACGCGCGCTCGCGCGGCGTGCGCCTGGTGGCGCGCGGCGACGCCACGCAGCCCCTGCCGCAAGACGTGGCGCGCTGCTTCGAGCGGCGCATGACGCTGCTCTCGGCGGTCGATGCCGGCAACGCACTGCGCGCCGCCCTGCGCGCGCGCGAGTCGGCCGCATTCGGGCGGCTTGCACCGCGCGCCGAAGGCAGCCCGGTGCTGCCGAACTCGGTGGTCGAGGGGGTGGCCAGCCGTGCGCTGGCCGATCACGCGCTCGACCAGCAAGGCGCCTGGGCCATCGCCGGCTGGCCGGTGGAGGACGCGGTGCATCGCCATGCGGGCCAGCCGCTGCCGCCGAGTCGGCGCGCGCTCGTGCAGATCATGAACGCGCTCGATGAGGAACCCTCGCTCGACCAGGTCGAACAGATGCTGGGCGAAGAGCCGACGCTTTCCTACCGCCTGTTGCTGTACCTCAACTCCGCCGGCCTCGGGCTGCGCAGCGGCATCGCGTCGCTGCGCCATGGTTTCATGATGCTGGGCTACCGCTCGCTCAGCGCGTGGCTCGCGGAGCAGTTGCCACAGGCCACCGACGACGCGGACCTGCGCCCGGTCAACGCGACCATGGTGCTGCGCGGCCACCTCATGGAGCACCTGATGGACGCCGGCATCGAGGACGACCTGCGCCGCGAGGTGTACCTGTGCGGGCTGTTCGCCCAGCTCGACCTGGTGCTGGACGAACCGCTGCGCACGAGCCTGGCGCGCATCCCGTTGTCGGACCGCATCGTGGCGGCCATCGTGCACCGCAGCGGACCCTACGCCCCGAGCCTGCAGGCCGCACTGGCCTTCGAATCGGACGACCCGGCCCTGTTGCGCGCGGTTCGCGACACCTGCGACTTCGCGCCCGAGGACGTGAACCGTGCCCTGCTGCGCACGTTGGCCAGTGGCAGCCTGCAGACCAGCAGGCGCCTGAATGCCAACACCGCCTGA
- the flgL gene encoding flagellar hook-associated protein FlgL, whose amino-acid sequence MSSISRLGSANTYDNALRQLTTRQSQLSKLQEQLTAGKTILRPSDDPTGAAQAERARTRMARVDTDQRALEVQRNAMATAESTLGDAVKAIQDFRALAVQAGNTALTATDRASIAQQMTTLRDQILGYANEKDSNGQPLFGGLGSTAAPFVDQGSGVTFDGIAGQTATGTVSVPATLDGHATWMNVPTGNGVFVIAQAPGTNTVYTDAGQVTNPTALTGDNYSITFSVAAGVTTYDVMNTTTGTAVASAQPYVAGQAIAFDGLSLVAKGAPANGAALQISPSTTTSLFGVLDRAIVGVRDATTSGAVAQNIAQALVQVDAGMARLVASRGVAGDLLNRVDDISGRQENRSIQLEADRSRAEDIDMVKGLSDFKNQETAYSAALGSYAQIQKQSLFNFIS is encoded by the coding sequence ATGTCCAGCATCTCGCGGCTCGGTTCCGCCAACACCTACGACAACGCCCTGCGGCAACTCACGACGCGGCAATCGCAGCTCTCGAAGCTGCAGGAACAGCTCACCGCCGGCAAGACCATCCTGCGCCCGAGCGACGACCCGACCGGCGCCGCGCAGGCCGAACGCGCGCGCACGCGCATGGCGCGTGTCGACACCGACCAGCGCGCGCTCGAAGTGCAGCGCAACGCCATGGCCACCGCCGAATCGACGCTGGGCGACGCGGTCAAGGCCATTCAGGATTTCCGCGCGCTCGCCGTGCAGGCCGGCAACACCGCATTGACCGCCACCGACCGCGCCAGCATCGCGCAGCAGATGACCACGCTGCGCGACCAGATCCTCGGTTACGCGAACGAGAAAGACAGCAACGGCCAGCCCCTTTTCGGCGGCCTCGGCAGCACGGCCGCGCCGTTCGTCGACCAAGGCAGCGGCGTGACTTTCGACGGCATCGCCGGCCAGACCGCGACCGGCACCGTGTCGGTGCCCGCCACGCTCGACGGCCACGCGACCTGGATGAACGTGCCGACCGGCAACGGCGTTTTCGTGATCGCGCAGGCACCGGGCACCAACACCGTCTACACCGACGCCGGCCAGGTCACCAACCCGACCGCGCTGACCGGCGACAACTACAGCATCACCTTCAGCGTGGCCGCGGGCGTCACCACTTACGACGTGATGAACACCACGACCGGCACCGCGGTGGCCAGTGCGCAACCGTACGTGGCGGGCCAGGCGATCGCGTTCGACGGCCTCTCGCTGGTCGCCAAGGGCGCGCCGGCCAACGGCGCCGCGCTGCAGATCAGCCCGAGCACGACCACCAGTTTGTTCGGCGTGCTCGACCGCGCGATCGTGGGCGTGCGCGACGCGACCACCAGCGGCGCGGTGGCGCAGAACATCGCGCAGGCGCTGGTTCAGGTCGATGCCGGCATGGCGCGGCTGGTGGCCTCGCGCGGCGTCGCGGGCGACCTGCTCAACCGCGTCGACGACATCTCGGGCCGGCAGGAGAACCGCAGCATCCAGCTGGAGGCCGACCGCTCGCGCGCGGAGGACATCGACATGGTCAAGGGGCTCTCGGACTTCAAGAACCAGGAAACCGCGTACTCGGCCGCTTTGGGTTCCTACGCCCAGATCCAGAAGCAGTCCTTGTTCAACTTCATCAGCTGA
- the flgK gene encoding flagellar hook-associated protein FlgK: protein MSLLNVGARALLANQIALQTTGNNIANASTVGYSRQTAVMGSVPGQFTGSGYIGKGVEVVTIERAHSEFLTRQATLAQSVSAMDSTRANQLASMEDIFSGGASGLGASVSDMLNSLSDVASTPSDITARNVVLTRADEMAARFRDAQGRLDDLQAGVNSQLGDAVKSINSLATRIAALNEQIARSQGNGQAPNDLLDSRDEALRLLNGQVQTTTVAADDGSVSVFIGSQALVLGSAAAQASLTTGDGGTRNLTLTRGSLTSTIAGETLGGGAVAGLLRFQNSDLPEARDLLGRMALAITSTVNAQHRLGVDLDGNAGGDFFQPIALPNALPAGANTGNASIGASVTDPSKLAASSYQLTFGAGGSLQVTRLSDGQVSNFAGPLPVQIDGLTLAVGSGTANAGDSFTLKPYAAAAGQVSAALTSPRALAAASPVEARAAATNTGNVTVAALSPTAANANLTAPVTLTFTAAGTFDVTGTGTGNPTGVAYAAGQTLSYNGWTLTLKGTPKPGDTVTVQAMTPGHSNLNAGNAGALLGLRDAAVFDGAPMSDGYASLMAQVGVRSQSAQYAAGISESIASNLETRRTSVSGVNLDEEAAKLLQYQQAYQASAKMIQIAQNIFDTLLQGMR from the coding sequence ATGAGCCTGCTCAACGTCGGCGCCCGCGCCCTGCTCGCGAACCAGATCGCCTTGCAGACCACCGGCAACAACATCGCCAACGCGAGCACGGTGGGCTATTCGCGCCAGACCGCGGTGATGGGTTCGGTGCCGGGCCAGTTCACCGGCAGCGGCTACATCGGCAAGGGCGTCGAGGTCGTGACCATCGAGCGCGCGCACAGCGAGTTCCTCACGCGCCAGGCCACGCTGGCCCAGTCGGTGTCGGCGATGGACAGCACGCGCGCCAACCAGCTGGCGTCGATGGAGGACATCTTCTCCGGCGGCGCGAGCGGGCTCGGCGCCTCGGTCTCGGACATGCTGAATTCGCTGTCGGACGTGGCCAGTACGCCGAGCGACATCACCGCGCGCAACGTGGTGCTCACCCGCGCCGACGAAATGGCCGCGCGCTTTCGGGACGCGCAGGGCCGGCTCGACGACCTGCAGGCCGGCGTCAATTCGCAGCTGGGCGATGCGGTCAAGAGCATCAACAGCCTCGCCACGCGCATCGCGGCGCTCAACGAACAGATCGCCCGCTCGCAAGGCAACGGCCAGGCCCCGAACGACCTGCTCGATTCGCGCGACGAAGCGCTGCGCCTGCTCAACGGACAGGTGCAGACCACCACCGTGGCCGCCGACGACGGCTCGGTGAGCGTGTTCATCGGCAGCCAGGCGCTGGTGCTGGGCAGTGCGGCCGCGCAGGCGTCGCTCACGACCGGCGACGGCGGCACGCGCAACCTGACGCTGACCCGCGGCAGCCTCACCAGCACCATCGCCGGCGAGACGCTGGGCGGCGGCGCGGTGGCCGGTCTGCTGCGCTTCCAGAACAGCGACCTGCCCGAAGCGCGCGACCTGCTCGGCCGCATGGCGCTCGCCATCACGAGCACGGTCAATGCGCAGCACCGCCTGGGCGTGGACCTCGACGGCAACGCCGGCGGCGACTTCTTTCAGCCGATCGCGCTGCCGAACGCGCTGCCCGCGGGCGCCAACACCGGCAACGCGAGCATCGGCGCCTCGGTGACCGACCCGAGCAAGCTGGCCGCGTCGTCGTACCAACTCACCTTCGGCGCCGGCGGCAGCCTTCAGGTGACGCGGCTGTCGGACGGCCAGGTCAGCAACTTCGCCGGCCCGCTGCCGGTACAGATCGACGGGCTCACGCTCGCGGTCGGCAGCGGCACGGCCAACGCGGGCGACAGCTTCACGCTGAAGCCGTATGCGGCAGCCGCCGGCCAGGTAAGCGCCGCACTGACCTCGCCGCGCGCGCTGGCCGCGGCCAGCCCGGTCGAGGCGCGCGCCGCCGCCACCAACACCGGCAACGTGACGGTCGCGGCCCTCTCGCCGACCGCCGCCAACGCCAACCTCACGGCGCCCGTCACGCTGACCTTCACCGCGGCCGGCACCTTCGATGTGACGGGCACGGGCACCGGCAACCCGACCGGCGTGGCCTACGCGGCCGGCCAGACCCTCAGCTACAACGGCTGGACACTCACGCTCAAGGGCACGCCCAAGCCGGGCGACACCGTCACCGTGCAGGCCATGACGCCGGGGCACAGCAACCTCAACGCCGGCAACGCGGGCGCGCTGCTCGGCCTGCGCGACGCCGCCGTGTTCGACGGCGCGCCGATGTCCGACGGCTACGCCTCGCTGATGGCGCAGGTCGGCGTGCGCTCGCAGAGTGCGCAGTACGCGGCCGGCATTTCGGAATCGATCGCCTCCAACCTGGAGACCCGCCGCACCAGCGTGTCGGGCGTGAACCTCGACGAGGAAGCCGCCAAGCTGCTGCAGTACCAGCAGGCCTACCAGGCCTCGGCCAAGATGATCCAGATCGCCCAGAACATCTTCGACACGCTGCTGCAAGGCATGCGCTGA
- the flgJ gene encoding flagellar assembly peptidoglycan hydrolase FlgJ, giving the protein MAISLSTPQLPTNALAADARSLDSLKLAAGTSDPKAIKEAAKQFESLFMRELIKSMREATMKSGLMDSDGEKLGTDLLDQQFAVQLAGMPGGLTDAITRQLTQQMTGSARSTVPTVSLGAGATAVNPSATQGGFVSQHTGAAERVAQATGIPAAFMIGQAGHETGWGKSEIRNADGSNSFNLFGIKATGGWTGKVAEITTTEYIDGEPKKVTAKFRAYNSFEDSFRDYARLIGESPRYAQARAQTGSVTAYATELQRAGYATDPAYAAKLSRAINTSLQLQRNQG; this is encoded by the coding sequence ATGGCCATCTCGCTCTCCACGCCGCAGCTTCCGACCAACGCGCTCGCCGCCGATGCGCGCTCGCTCGATTCGCTCAAGCTGGCCGCGGGCACGAGCGATCCGAAGGCGATCAAGGAAGCAGCCAAGCAGTTCGAGTCGCTCTTCATGCGCGAGCTGATCAAGAGCATGCGTGAGGCGACGATGAAGTCGGGTCTGATGGACAGCGACGGCGAGAAGCTTGGCACCGATCTGCTCGACCAGCAGTTCGCAGTGCAGCTGGCCGGCATGCCGGGCGGGCTGACCGATGCGATCACGCGCCAGCTCACGCAGCAGATGACCGGCAGCGCGCGCAGCACGGTGCCGACCGTCTCGCTGGGCGCGGGCGCGACCGCGGTGAACCCGAGCGCGACACAGGGCGGCTTCGTGTCGCAGCACACCGGTGCAGCCGAACGCGTGGCGCAGGCCACTGGCATCCCGGCGGCTTTCATGATCGGCCAAGCCGGCCATGAAACCGGCTGGGGCAAGAGCGAGATCCGCAATGCGGACGGCAGCAACTCCTTCAACCTGTTCGGCATCAAGGCGACGGGCGGCTGGACCGGCAAGGTGGCCGAGATCACCACCACCGAATACATCGACGGCGAACCGAAGAAGGTGACGGCCAAGTTCCGCGCCTACAACTCGTTCGAGGACTCGTTCCGCGACTATGCGCGGCTGATCGGCGAGAGCCCGCGCTATGCGCAGGCCCGTGCGCAGACCGGCTCGGTCACGGCTTACGCCACCGAACTGCAACGCGCCGGCTATGCGACCGATCCGGCCTACGCGGCCAAGCTGAGCCGCGCCATCAACACCAGCTTGCAGCTGCAAAGGAATCAGGGATGA
- a CDS encoding flagellar basal body P-ring protein FlgI: MKLSISHRLLAVVALGAALLAPAHAVRIKEIAAVQGVRSNQLTGYGLVVGLDGTGDQTTQMPYTTQSVANYLQQLGITLPDNKASQLQLKNVAAVIVTAQLPAFAQPGQMVDINVSSMGNAKSLKGGTLIATPLRGADGEIYALAQGNLVIGGAGASAGGSKVQINHLSAGRVPNGAQVERAVATPLNEGDSVNLGLKAADFETARRVAAAINSKLGGSSARALDGRTVQVQAPTDANARVSFIAQLEEITLVQPIPSARVVINARTGSVVLNQAVTLGPCAVAHGNLSITISSTPVISQPAPLSRGQTVVAEQASIQIKQEPGILIQVPNAPLLSDVVRALNALGATPQDLLAILQAIEASGALHAELEVI, encoded by the coding sequence ATGAAGCTTTCAATCTCTCATCGTCTGCTCGCGGTCGTCGCGCTCGGTGCCGCGCTGCTCGCACCCGCTCACGCCGTGCGCATCAAGGAAATCGCCGCCGTGCAAGGCGTGCGCAGCAATCAACTGACCGGCTACGGCCTGGTCGTCGGCCTCGACGGCACGGGCGACCAGACCACGCAGATGCCCTACACCACGCAGAGCGTGGCCAATTACCTGCAACAACTGGGCATCACGCTGCCGGACAACAAGGCCTCGCAGCTGCAGCTGAAGAACGTGGCGGCGGTGATCGTCACCGCGCAGCTGCCGGCTTTCGCGCAGCCGGGGCAGATGGTCGACATCAACGTGTCGTCCATGGGCAACGCCAAGTCGCTCAAGGGCGGCACGCTGATCGCCACGCCGCTGCGCGGTGCGGACGGCGAGATCTACGCGCTGGCGCAGGGCAACCTGGTGATCGGCGGTGCGGGCGCCTCGGCCGGCGGCAGCAAGGTGCAGATCAATCACCTGAGCGCCGGTCGCGTGCCGAACGGCGCGCAGGTCGAACGCGCGGTGGCGACGCCGTTGAATGAAGGCGACAGCGTCAACCTCGGCCTGAAGGCCGCCGACTTCGAGACGGCGCGCCGCGTGGCCGCCGCGATCAACAGCAAGCTGGGCGGCAGCAGCGCCCGCGCGCTCGACGGCCGCACGGTGCAGGTGCAGGCACCGACCGATGCCAACGCGCGCGTGAGCTTCATCGCCCAGTTGGAGGAGATCACGCTCGTGCAGCCCATTCCGTCGGCACGCGTGGTGATCAACGCGCGCACCGGCTCGGTGGTGCTGAACCAGGCGGTGACGCTCGGCCCCTGCGCGGTCGCGCACGGCAACCTGTCGATCACCATCAGCTCGACACCCGTCATCAGCCAGCCGGCACCGCTGTCGCGTGGCCAGACGGTGGTCGCCGAACAGGCCAGCATCCAGATCAAGCAGGAGCCGGGCATCCTGATCCAGGTCCCCAACGCGCCGTTGCTGTCGGACGTGGTGCGTGCGCTCAATGCACTCGGCGCGACGCCACAGGATCTGCTGGCGATCCTGCAGGCGATCGAAGCTTCCGGTGCGTTGCATGCCGAACTCGAAGTGATCTGA
- a CDS encoding flagellar basal body L-ring protein FlgH, translated as MILRIFTLLLAAAACVVATGCSTLANTPQVEMPSTAAPPPVASAAANAPRPVTGSLFHAVRYRPLFEDRRARMEGDTVTITIVENVSASQKSTSTVDKKSGIDTSISAVPFFKSNSFTRASAAAESEHNFAGKGGTESANTFQGSITATVVQVLPNGHLVVTGEKQIGVNQNVDVLRFSGTIDPRAIQAGSTVSSTQVANVRIESRGRGAQQEAQVMPWVGRFFMSVLPF; from the coding sequence GTGATCCTTCGCATCTTCACTCTCTTGCTGGCCGCAGCAGCCTGCGTGGTCGCCACCGGGTGCAGCACGCTGGCCAACACGCCGCAGGTCGAGATGCCATCGACCGCCGCGCCACCGCCCGTCGCGAGCGCGGCCGCCAACGCGCCGCGCCCGGTCACCGGCAGCCTGTTCCACGCGGTGCGCTACCGGCCGCTGTTCGAAGACCGGCGTGCCCGCATGGAAGGCGACACCGTCACGATCACCATCGTGGAGAACGTGAGCGCGAGCCAGAAGTCGACGTCCACGGTCGACAAGAAGAGCGGCATCGACACCAGCATCAGCGCCGTGCCGTTCTTCAAGTCGAACTCGTTCACCCGCGCCAGCGCGGCGGCCGAGTCGGAGCACAACTTCGCCGGCAAGGGCGGCACCGAGAGCGCCAACACCTTCCAGGGATCGATCACCGCGACCGTCGTCCAGGTGCTGCCGAACGGCCACCTCGTCGTGACCGGCGAGAAGCAGATCGGCGTGAACCAGAACGTGGACGTGTTGCGCTTCTCGGGCACGATCGATCCGCGCGCCATCCAGGCCGGCAGCACGGTCAGTTCGACGCAGGTGGCGAACGTGCGCATCGAGTCGCGCGGCCGCGGTGCCCAGCAGGAGGCGCAGGTGATGCCGTGGGTCGGCCGCTTTTTCATGAGCGTCTTGCCTTTCTGA
- the flgG gene encoding flagellar basal-body rod protein FlgG: MINSLWISKTGMEAQQTQLDVISHNLANVSTTGFKRATAVFEDLMYQNLRQVGANSTEQSQLPTGLQLGLGVRTVATSRSFTQGSMQQTNNQLDLAIKGNGFFQVTQPDGTTGYTRDGSFQVDAQGRLVTSSGLPVANGITVPTGATNVSIATDGTVSATLSGQAAPQTIGTLALANFVNPAGLEPKGENLYAETAASGQPNGGTAGTNGLGTVMQGFLETSNVNVVQELVSMIQTQRAYEMNSKAIQTSDQMLQKLGQL, encoded by the coding sequence ATGATCAACTCGCTCTGGATTTCGAAGACCGGCATGGAAGCGCAGCAGACGCAGCTCGACGTCATCTCGCACAACCTGGCCAACGTCTCGACCACCGGCTTCAAGCGCGCCACCGCGGTGTTCGAAGACCTGATGTACCAGAACCTGCGCCAGGTCGGTGCCAACAGCACCGAGCAGTCGCAGCTGCCGACCGGCCTGCAACTCGGCCTGGGCGTGCGCACGGTGGCGACCAGCCGCTCGTTCACGCAGGGCAGCATGCAGCAGACGAACAACCAGCTCGACCTCGCCATCAAGGGCAACGGCTTCTTCCAGGTGACGCAGCCCGACGGCACCACCGGCTACACGCGCGACGGTTCGTTCCAGGTCGATGCGCAGGGCCGGCTCGTCACCTCGTCGGGCCTGCCGGTGGCCAACGGCATCACGGTGCCGACCGGCGCCACCAACGTGAGCATCGCCACCGACGGCACCGTGTCGGCCACGCTCTCGGGCCAGGCCGCACCGCAGACCATCGGCACGCTGGCGCTGGCCAACTTCGTGAATCCGGCCGGCCTGGAACCCAAGGGCGAGAACCTGTACGCCGAAACCGCCGCCTCCGGCCAACCCAACGGCGGCACCGCCGGCACCAACGGCCTGGGCACCGTGATGCAGGGCTTCCTCGAAACCTCGAACGTGAACGTGGTGCAGGAGCTGGTCTCGATGATCCAGACGCAGCGCGCGTACGAGATGAACTCCAAGGCGATCCAGACCAGCGACCAGATGCTGCAGAAGTTGGGCCAGCTGTGA
- a CDS encoding flagellar basal body rod protein FlgF, with protein MDHLIYTAMSGANAAAQRQAVLSNNLANASTQGFRAELSTFRAVPVRGDGASTRVFALEATSGHDSTPGSVQRTGRSLDVQAQGNAWFAVQGLDGTEAYSRSGALQVSPTGTLVNSSGLMMMSDGGAPIDVPPGADISIGSDGTVTGKTGDQPVSTLGRLKLATPTPDDPLKRSEDGLFRSASQEPVPSDTTARLETGALEGSNVNAVETMVGMIAAARQFDSQMRLLQSAEASDKSASQLLSVQG; from the coding sequence ATGGACCACCTGATCTACACCGCGATGAGCGGCGCCAACGCGGCGGCGCAGCGTCAGGCCGTGCTCTCGAACAACCTCGCGAACGCGTCGACGCAGGGCTTCCGCGCCGAGCTCTCGACCTTCCGCGCGGTGCCGGTGCGCGGCGACGGCGCCAGCACCCGCGTGTTCGCACTCGAAGCCACCTCGGGCCACGACAGCACGCCCGGCTCGGTGCAGCGCACCGGCCGCAGCCTCGACGTGCAGGCCCAGGGCAACGCCTGGTTCGCGGTGCAGGGCCTGGACGGTACCGAGGCGTACAGCCGCTCCGGCGCGTTGCAGGTCTCGCCCACCGGCACGCTCGTCAACAGCTCGGGCCTGATGATGATGTCGGACGGCGGTGCGCCGATCGACGTGCCGCCCGGTGCCGACATTTCCATCGGCAGCGACGGCACCGTCACCGGCAAGACCGGCGACCAGCCGGTGTCGACGCTGGGCCGCCTGAAGCTGGCCACGCCGACACCGGACGACCCGCTCAAGCGCAGCGAGGACGGCCTGTTCCGCAGCGCTTCGCAGGAGCCGGTGCCGAGCGACACCACGGCGCGCCTGGAGACCGGCGCGCTCGAAGGCTCGAACGTGAACGCCGTCGAAACGATGGTCGGCATGATCGCCGCCGCGCGCCAGTTCGACTCGCAGATGCGCTTGCTGCAATCCGCCGAGGCCTCCGACAAGTCGGCCTCGCAACTGCTTTCCGTGCAGGGCTGA